The genome window GGCTGGGTAGTCGATCATTCGGTTCCGTTGGCGTTTACGTTGGTAATCGGCTGTTATGTCGCGGCGTTTGCCGTAAATTTCGCGATTCCGGTCATCCCCGCGCCGCATGCCAGGGCGCGTCTGCATGCCTGGAACCTGTTGAAGCAATTTCTCGTGCTGGGCCGTACCTTGGTCGGGGACGCCGACGCCAGATTTTCCCTGGTTGCGACCAGTATTTTTTGGGGTATAGGCGCGACACTGAGGATATTGCTGGTTTCGTGGGTACCCTTTGCCCTGGGTATTATGGACAATCAGACCGCAGCGGGCCTGAATGCGCTGGTGGCCGTCGGCGTTGCCGTAGGCGCCAGTCTGGCGTCGGTGTTTATTCATCTTAAAACCGTGAACCGTTCCATGTTGCCAGGCTTATTGCTTGGCCCGCTGGTCATGGGAGCGGTACTGTCGCATTCGCTGGGTACCGTCAGTTTTTATGTGATTTTAATCGGTTTATGCGGTGGGGCTTTCGTCGTGCCGTTGAACGCGCTGCTACAGTTTCGAGGACAGCACAGCATCGGTTCCGGCAATACCGTTGCGGTTCAAAATCTGTTCGAAAACATCGCCATGCTGGTCATGCTGGGCGTTTATACCGCGGCAGTCGATGAAGGCGTTACGCCGGTGGGCACCGGCTTGGGCCTGGGACTTTTCATATTGCTGAGTCTGGCATTTTTGGCCTGGCTGCGCTATCGGGATGTAAAAAGCGGTGCATGATCATGCCGGCCGGCGCTTTTATAGCCGATGAAGGTCAACTTAAAGATGTAGCCGCAACTTCGCCTTTTCATTGGCGTTTTTACCTGCTGTCCGGACAGCAAGACGCCGGCAACTCGCATTGCCGGCGTCTTCGTATATCTGCGATGTATGCCTCCCGGTTCCCGGTAATCTGCTGCACCAATGCAGGAGGCATAGCCGTTTTTTCGTGTTTTGTCGCCCATACCACCATCTCCACCAGTAACGGTGCGAGATCGATGCCTTTTTCCGTCAGCCGGTAAATATAGCGGCGGGTATCGTCCGAGTCGCGCTGTTTCGAAACGATACCGGCAGCTTCCAAACGCTGCAGCCGGTTCGACAGAATATTGGTGGCGATTTTCTCTTCGGCATGCAGAAACTCGTTAAAGGTTTTACGTTCCCTGAACAGCAGATCGCGCACAATCAAAAACGACCAGGCGTCCCCCAGCGTTTCCAGCACGACATTAACGGGGCAGCCCGAGCGTAGGGCGTTGTGTTTCTTTGTTTTCATAGATGAAACCTGGTTATAACGATTGTAAAATGCAACCTATCCATTATACTGCTTGCAAATTGCAAGCCATGTATAATGAAGTCCACTTGTTAAAATAGCCTATGTGCAATTCAAAAAGTATACACAACCATTGAACTTAACTGCTCAGGAGTAAAAATGGCATCGAAATATACGGGATTCTACGCAGCGTTACTGGGTTTGTTGTTTGTTTTTCTCAGCATGCGCGTCATTACGTTACGAATGAAACTGAAAGTATCGGTAGGGGATGGGGGGCACGAACTGTTAACCCGCGCCATACGCATTCATGGTAATTTTGCAGAATATGTGCCATTTGCCTTGCTGCTA of Candidatus Methylospira mobilis contains these proteins:
- a CDS encoding winged helix-turn-helix transcriptional regulator — translated: MKTKKHNALRSGCPVNVVLETLGDAWSFLIVRDLLFRERKTFNEFLHAEEKIATNILSNRLQRLEAAGIVSKQRDSDDTRRYIYRLTEKGIDLAPLLVEMVVWATKHEKTAMPPALVQQITGNREAYIADIRRRRQCELPASCCPDSR
- the lplT gene encoding lysophospholipid transporter LplT, translated to MNKYKTDAIEDTILPQRSLSAVMTAQFLSALADNALLFVAIALMRTQHRPEDWIPLLQISFVLVFVVVSPYVGHIADSWPKSHVMMVANMLKLIGAGCLLLGANPLVSYGVVGLGAALYSPAKYGILCELVAPEYLVKANSLMEGSTIVAILTGVAGGGWVVDHSVPLAFTLVIGCYVAAFAVNFAIPVIPAPHARARLHAWNLLKQFLVLGRTLVGDADARFSLVATSIFWGIGATLRILLVSWVPFALGIMDNQTAAGLNALVAVGVAVGASLASVFIHLKTVNRSMLPGLLLGPLVMGAVLSHSLGTVSFYVILIGLCGGAFVVPLNALLQFRGQHSIGSGNTVAVQNLFENIAMLVMLGVYTAAVDEGVTPVGTGLGLGLFILLSLAFLAWLRYRDVKSGA